The nucleotide window CCGGATGACATCAACAGCGCCAACCTTCTTCCAATCCGGTCCGAAATGATTCCCCAGAGTGGACCGCTCCAAATGGACAAGAAGCCCCCCAACGCAACCACCCAGCCGGCCAGAACCGGATCCATTGAATATTCCAGCATAAAGCCCGGCAGGAATGTCATGGGAATCATATAGGAAGTGCCTGCAAAAAAGTACACAACAGCGGTAAGAAGTACCTGTTTGTTCTTGTATACCAGATCGATGGAGTTAAGCTGGGGTCTTTGAGTGGTGACGGCAGACTGGGGCGGGTCTTTCAAAATCACGAATGCCCAAACGGTTGTCACAAGCGCAAAAAATCCAAACAGGGCCCAAACCGCACGCCAACCTGATCCGGGAACCATTTCAATCACAATGGGAACGACACTGCCGGCGATCAGTGTACCAATCCCGGCACCGCTGGACATAAACCCGATTACCGTCCCTCTGCGCCGGGGAAACCAGGCGACCAAAAGCGCAATCAGGGGGGTAAAGATAAGAGCCGTTCCCGCACCCGCAACAAACATCATCACAAGCGCCCCCTCGAAAGAAGGGACCCAGGAAAGGCACAGCAGGCTCACCGTGATCAAAAACCCGCCAATGACAATGACCTTCTTTGCTCCCCAACGGGCGGCAAGCAGTCCTGCAAACACTACCACACCCAGATACCCGAGGGCGGTGGAAGTTCCCAGCATGCCTGCCTGGGAATAACTCAGTTCCAGACCATCCCGCATGAACGGCATAACAATGCCGTATGCCATTCTTGCAAATCCCAACGCGGTTACATTCAACAGAATTCCAGTTATCACATACAGCCAGATCCGCCTGTCTTGGCCCACTCTTCCACCGCCTTCTAAAATGAATATTCATTCATTATCATTCTATGTTTCTGAATATTCTACAATGCCGATCTTATATCCTTCCCCACTCCCCTTCCATATGTTTTATAATCAAAGAATGAAGCGCACTCCGAAAGCGGAAGTGAAACGAATGGACAGAAAAAGGTATTTCAAGGGGGATGGACAATGAGAAACCGGGTTTGTGAACTGTTGGGAATTCAGTATCCGATCATTCAGGGGGGATTGGCCTACGTGGGCAATGGAGCGCTGGCCGCCGCCGTGTCCAACGGGGGCGGCTTCGGCCAGGTAGGAACGGCTGGGCGCTCTCCCGAGAACTTCAAGGAACAGGTTCGCATTGCTGCCGAATCGACCGACAAACCTTTTGGAGTCAACCTTCCGGTCAGTGAGCATTCCGACAACACGCCCTACATTGAAGCAATCCTTGAGGTGAAGGACAAACTGACCGCCATCAGCCTGTCTGCCGGCAACCCGAAGCCGCTGGTTCCCCTGTTCAAACAGGCCGGACTGAAAATCATGATCATGACCGCATCTGTCAAACATGCGTTAAAAGCGCAGGAACTTGGCGCTGATCTGGTCATCTGCGAAGGATTTGAAGCGGGAGGGCACAACAGCCCCCTGGAGATGACACTTTTCAGTTTGATTCCGCAAGTATCCAGGGAATTGCAGGTTCCCGTGGTGGCGGCTGGCGGTATTGCCAATGGGCAGGGCGTAGTTGCCGCATTCGCACTGGGGGCTGAAGGGGTGCAGTTGGGAACCCTGTTTGTGGCGACAAAGGAATGTGAAGCTCATGACAACTACAAGAAGCTGCTGATCGAGGCAAAAGACGATGCCACCATGGTAATGGAACGAAGTATCGGGCGGGTCACCCGAGTCCTGAAATCCCCTTTCGCGCAAAAGATTCTGGAATTTGAAAAGACCCGGCCCACCGTGGAAGAACTCCTCCCCTACATATTGGGAAGGAACAACCGGGTGGCGGCCATAGAAGGACGGATTGAGGAAGGATGGATGAATTGCGGACAAGGCGTGGGATTGATTGATACTATTGACAGTGCCGCCGATGTGGTTCGCAGATTGGCCCGGGAAGCACGGGAAGTGTCTGCCAATCTGGACATTCTTCAGAACGTATTTGCAGAATAACAGGTATCCATTGCAAAGCGAGGTCTCCTTTGAGGTCCTCGTTTTTTGCATGCAATCCCCTATCATTCCCGGTTTTTGGATCTGAGAGGTTTATATTTTCCCAAATTGGTCAATTCTAGTTCCTGTAATACCAATTTGGGAGGAGAAACTGAAATGTTGAGATCGAAAGGTTTTCTGTTTCCGGGATTACTGACTCTGTTGTTAATGCTGTTTCAACCGTTTGTTTCTGTCTCTTATGCAAAACCCTTGTCAATGGGCGAGGAAGACGGCAGGGAGGCATCATCCCAGGCATCTGGCACGGCACTTGCTTCCCGCTCGGGCAGTTTGAAAAATGATCATTTTTTTGTGACATACAAGGTAAAAGCAGGTGATACCCTGTTTGAACTGGCCCGGCAATTCCAAACCGACGTGAATTCGCTAATGGCCTTCAATAACATTGCGGATCCGCGAACGCTGCGAATCGGCCAGATCCTGACCATACCCAAAGAGCGGAAACAAGCCGAGTCTTCCACCCCCATGAGCGTGGACAAGGTATTGACTTTTCACCTGACTGCCTATACGGCAGGTCCGGAATCCACAGGAAAGTATCCGGGACATCCGGCATACGGGATTACATCATCGGGTAAACGCGCCACAGAAGGACGGACCATTGCGGTTGACCCGCGTGTCATTCCTTACGGAACCAAAGTATACATTGAAGGAGTGGGAATCCGGACTGCGGAAGATACGGGTGGAGCCATCAAGGGGAACCGGATTGATGTCTACATGGAGAACCTTGGACAAGCGATTCAATTTGGCGTGAAAAAGGATGTGCGAGTCTACATTCTGTCATCGCCAAACTCCTAATCAAAGCAAGGTTTATACTACTACTTATTGGACAAAATGATAAATGCGCCCAGCACACATATATTAAACTACACACTCAGGATGAAAGACGGAAAGGAGTAACCAAAATGGTGACGATTGAACGCGTAGTGAGGTCGGAACAAAAGGGCCGCGTCATCTACCAAGGAAATCTTATGTCACACCATGCGGATGCATTGTCAACCATTCCCCTGTACAACAACCCGGACGGGACAGGATATCAGCGACCATTTGACAGTGCCCGGGCTTTATCTTACGCAGAGTACCTGCAGCAGGACGACGCCTGTTTGACCCCGATCATTTTGAATGCGGATGGCAAATGGACGTTCGAACCTTATGACAATGCCTCACCTGATTTTGGGAGACTGGTCTGCCAAGGCCCCGCTCGAGTGATTGACGGACAACACAGGTTGGGGGGAATTGACAAGTATCACCGGCAACTGAACAACAACCAGCCTTTGCCAGTGCCGTTCCTCGCATTTCATGTGTTGTATCCGGAAGAGGAAGTATCCATTTTTGACACGATCAACACCAATCAGGTGGGACTTACCAAATCCCTGCTTGTCTATCTCAAGCGGGACAGGGAGGAATATGCCCGTATTGCCATCGACCTGGCGGAACGGTCCGACTCGCCCTTCTATAATCTGGTCGTGGTGGTTACAAAGAAAACAACGGATCGTCCCTTCACCCTTGATCATTTGAAGCGGGCAGTTGAGCTTATGATTCAGGGAACCCCTCTGGAAGAATTGAGTCTGGAGAAAAAACGTCTTGCAATTATGGTCTACTTCCGCGAGATTGCCCGCGTGTTCGAGGAAGCCTGGAATTCCAAAACCGCC belongs to Effusibacillus lacus and includes:
- a CDS encoding MFS transporter yields the protein MGQDRRIWLYVITGILLNVTALGFARMAYGIVMPFMRDGLELSYSQAGMLGTSTALGYLGVVVFAGLLAARWGAKKVIVIGGFLITVSLLCLSWVPSFEGALVMMFVAGAGTALIFTPLIALLVAWFPRRRGTVIGFMSSGAGIGTLIAGSVVPIVIEMVPGSGWRAVWALFGFFALVTTVWAFVILKDPPQSAVTTQRPQLNSIDLVYKNKQVLLTAVVYFFAGTSYMIPMTFLPGFMLEYSMDPVLAGWVVALGGFLSIWSGPLWGIISDRIGRRLALLMSSGAMIAGILIPVATPSAAGFVTGQFVLGVTIGGMLSLIQATATEQVPPPLISVSLGYATVFFAVGQLIGPGAAGWIIDHLGGFRSAFLFGAIAIAAGTLIASRIRKETEIGAPIHHVECNTKVMR
- a CDS encoding NAD(P)H-dependent flavin oxidoreductase, producing MRNRVCELLGIQYPIIQGGLAYVGNGALAAAVSNGGGFGQVGTAGRSPENFKEQVRIAAESTDKPFGVNLPVSEHSDNTPYIEAILEVKDKLTAISLSAGNPKPLVPLFKQAGLKIMIMTASVKHALKAQELGADLVICEGFEAGGHNSPLEMTLFSLIPQVSRELQVPVVAAGGIANGQGVVAAFALGAEGVQLGTLFVATKECEAHDNYKKLLIEAKDDATMVMERSIGRVTRVLKSPFAQKILEFEKTRPTVEELLPYILGRNNRVAAIEGRIEEGWMNCGQGVGLIDTIDSAADVVRRLAREAREVSANLDILQNVFAE
- a CDS encoding 3D domain-containing protein, producing MLRSKGFLFPGLLTLLLMLFQPFVSVSYAKPLSMGEEDGREASSQASGTALASRSGSLKNDHFFVTYKVKAGDTLFELARQFQTDVNSLMAFNNIADPRTLRIGQILTIPKERKQAESSTPMSVDKVLTFHLTAYTAGPESTGKYPGHPAYGITSSGKRATEGRTIAVDPRVIPYGTKVYIEGVGIRTAEDTGGAIKGNRIDVYMENLGQAIQFGVKKDVRVYILSSPNS
- a CDS encoding DGQHR domain-containing protein; amino-acid sequence: MVTIERVVRSEQKGRVIYQGNLMSHHADALSTIPLYNNPDGTGYQRPFDSARALSYAEYLQQDDACLTPIILNADGKWTFEPYDNASPDFGRLVCQGPARVIDGQHRLGGIDKYHRQLNNNQPLPVPFLAFHVLYPEEEVSIFDTINTNQVGLTKSLLVYLKRDREEYARIAIDLAERSDSPFYNLVVVVTKKTTDRPFTLDHLKRAVELMIQGTPLEELSLEKKRLAIMVYFREIARVFEEAWNSKTAFKLRSVMGLMSCAMVGRNILEAAWHPDKEWIDEGEVKKLVWKMHSFDWSRTGQIRYASGIPGQRYVSQVLNYMVFGVPVKAREPVASPKFTIEDQVG